One genomic region from Methanocorpusculum vombati encodes:
- a CDS encoding tetratricopeptide repeat protein, which translates to MTAADEFFQNGMQAYLARNFAESAEWFTKALAENPENVNYYYYRGTSFQEMERYAEAVADYTAALDRFSGCVPIRYNRADICRKLGHADRAAEDLTYIIVHADRTKGEGHWLALAYLNRGLARIDCGDLEQGLIDFGKAEALAKELEDKILLAQIADELEKSGL; encoded by the coding sequence ATGACTGCGGCGGATGAGTTTTTCCAGAACGGGATGCAGGCGTATCTTGCCCGGAATTTTGCGGAGAGTGCCGAGTGGTTTACGAAAGCACTTGCCGAAAATCCGGAGAATGTGAATTACTATTATTACCGCGGGACGTCGTTTCAGGAGATGGAACGGTACGCTGAGGCGGTCGCGGATTATACGGCGGCGCTTGACCGGTTTTCCGGGTGTGTGCCGATTCGTTATAATCGTGCGGATATCTGCCGGAAACTTGGTCATGCTGATCGTGCGGCGGAGGATCTGACGTATATTATTGTCCATGCCGACCGGACGAAGGGTGAAGGACACTGGCTGGCGCTGGCGTATCTGAACCGGGGTCTTGCGCGGATTGATTGCGGGGATCTGGAACAGGGACTTATCGATTTCGGGAAGGCGGAGGCTCTTGCAAAGGAGCTGGAGGATAAGATTCTCCTTGCACAGATTGCTGATGAGCTGGAAAAAAGCGGGCTTTGA
- the folP gene encoding dihydropteroate synthase, with translation MEIRIKNIRIGGETSPKIMGVLNISPESFFSDSFTPCDQVVTRVEEMIREGADIIDLGARSTALNAPPLTVADERERVLTAMKELDGYGAVLSLDTMHPEVLDAALHYDLAAINDINGLGNPEYAKLAADSGLPVIAMAAHRLPGDPLDLAGTHAALQEILDRAGKYGICNLILDPGIGKWVSDRPLAADWDLCRQFSGLKQYNCPLLAAVSRKTFIGDCIGKPAHERLYGTLGVLFYLLENGADIVRVHDVGASRDIVRVFEQLCR, from the coding sequence ATGGAAATCAGGATTAAAAATATCCGCATCGGAGGGGAAACCTCCCCGAAAATCATGGGAGTTCTGAACATCAGTCCCGAATCCTTTTTTTCGGACTCGTTCACCCCCTGTGATCAGGTTGTTACCCGTGTGGAAGAAATGATCCGCGAAGGAGCGGATATCATCGACCTCGGTGCCCGCAGTACCGCGCTCAACGCCCCGCCGCTGACGGTTGCGGACGAACGGGAACGGGTACTTACCGCAATGAAAGAACTTGACGGATACGGTGCAGTTCTGTCGCTTGACACCATGCATCCCGAAGTACTGGACGCCGCCCTGCACTATGATCTCGCCGCCATCAACGACATCAACGGTCTTGGAAATCCGGAATATGCAAAACTCGCCGCAGACTCCGGCCTGCCGGTGATTGCAATGGCAGCACACCGGCTCCCCGGCGACCCGTTGGACCTGGCAGGAACGCATGCTGCACTGCAGGAAATACTTGACCGTGCCGGGAAGTACGGCATTTGCAATCTTATTCTCGATCCGGGCATCGGTAAATGGGTTTCCGATCGGCCGCTTGCCGCGGACTGGGACCTCTGCCGGCAGTTCTCCGGACTGAAGCAGTATAACTGCCCGCTGCTCGCCGCAGTTTCCCGCAAAACATTCATCGGCGATTGTATTGGAAAACCGGCGCATGAACGTCTCTACGGAACACTCGGGGTGCTGTTCTACCTACTGGAGAACGGTGCGGATATTGTCCGCGTGCATGATGTGGGTGCGTCGCGGGATATTGTCCGGGTCTTTGAACAGCTCTGCCGGTAA
- a CDS encoding pyridoxamine 5'-phosphate oxidase family protein, translating to MVLITEEIKGQIEKVGVCHLITASKSGVPNAAPMGGLWVMDDDTIWIANNFMNKTAANVRENPQAALLVWSREIGNCIQLKGYATLESGTPEHAKMMAMMEAKKPGLPKKELLKLVVKEIYTCMPGPAAGSKIA from the coding sequence ATGGTACTGATTACTGAAGAGATAAAAGGGCAGATCGAAAAAGTAGGGGTCTGTCACCTGATCACCGCATCAAAGTCCGGAGTACCCAATGCCGCACCGATGGGAGGTCTGTGGGTAATGGACGATGATACCATCTGGATCGCAAACAACTTCATGAACAAGACCGCAGCAAACGTACGGGAAAACCCACAGGCAGCACTCCTTGTCTGGAGCCGTGAGATTGGCAACTGTATCCAGCTCAAAGGATACGCAACCCTCGAGTCCGGTACACCCGAACACGCGAAGATGATGGCGATGATGGAGGCAAAAAAGCCGGGACTCCCCAAAAAAGAACTGCTGAAACTTGTGGTAAAAGAGATCTACACCTGCATGCCGGGACCGGCAGCAGGTTCGAAGATCGCATAA
- the tsaA gene encoding tRNA (N6-threonylcarbamoyladenosine(37)-N6)-methyltransferase TrmO, with the protein MDELTIYTDGASRGNPGEAAAAWLILRGCEVLESEVRVLGVQTNNTAEYTALLGALAAAKKYCDPASATLTVFSDSELMISQMIGTYAMRSKTLRPLYDEAVQAASVYAEVVYVHVPRENAYIGSCDWLCNNALDTLAAEKNAAKHQKRCGPIECRPIGIVHSPFSERKDAPHQGRHTDKLSTIEIYPEYSDGLLGLSEGDPVFILCWFDRSERDILQVVPHGGRRELTGVFATRAPVRPNPISLTLVTIVSVTQTRITVRGLEAIDETPVLDIKPYYEGIDVPDTRG; encoded by the coding sequence ATGGACGAACTGACCATCTACACCGACGGTGCAAGCCGCGGAAACCCGGGAGAAGCAGCGGCTGCATGGCTGATTCTTCGGGGATGCGAGGTGCTGGAGTCCGAAGTGCGGGTTCTCGGGGTGCAGACCAACAACACTGCCGAGTACACGGCACTTCTGGGAGCTCTCGCCGCCGCAAAAAAGTACTGTGATCCGGCATCCGCAACACTCACTGTCTTCTCGGACAGTGAACTGATGATCTCACAGATGATCGGAACGTATGCGATGCGCTCAAAAACCCTCAGACCTCTCTATGACGAAGCAGTACAGGCCGCATCCGTCTACGCAGAGGTGGTGTATGTGCATGTTCCGCGGGAAAATGCGTACATCGGATCCTGCGACTGGCTGTGCAACAACGCGCTTGACACGCTTGCAGCAGAAAAAAATGCCGCGAAACATCAGAAACGCTGCGGCCCCATTGAATGCAGACCTATCGGTATTGTTCACTCACCTTTTTCCGAACGAAAGGATGCCCCTCATCAGGGAAGACATACGGACAAACTCAGCACAATTGAGATATACCCCGAGTATTCCGACGGACTTCTGGGGCTGTCTGAAGGCGATCCGGTATTCATTCTCTGCTGGTTTGATCGATCCGAACGCGACATTCTGCAGGTTGTTCCCCACGGAGGGCGCCGGGAACTGACCGGTGTATTTGCAACCCGTGCGCCGGTTCGGCCTAATCCGATCTCTCTGACGCTGGTAACGATCGTTTCCGTCACCCAAACCCGCATCACGGTGCGGGGTCTTGAGGCTATTGATGAAACGCCGGTATTGGACATAAAACCCTATTACGAAGGAATTGATGTCCCGGATACCCGCGGGTGA
- the cca gene encoding CCA tRNA nucleotidyltransferase, translated as MTRNPIEAEVLARVLPTDAERAAAQEMGEKLIAAVYEAAGVPAMMTGSVARGTWVKGDKDIDIFMLFPPELPREELQEKGLAAAYAVVEKFSGTAEEKYAEHPYLNAVIEGFDVDLVPCYHVASTAEMKCAVDRTPFHTRYLLPKIAPLREDVLLLKQFAKGGGVYGSDHMTGGFSGYLCELLILAYGGFSEFMQAASEFRYGEVIDIEGYYPDKKTVRKKFSEPLVVIDPTDKDRNVAAALTPTRFAEFMELARDYCAEPSPVYFIADSPTQMGRSEFAAVLQQRGTAMLAIRLKTPPYVADTVVPQLRKSMESVRSMLVAEEFQIHRAEVSMGAENSLILFELLVDRLPEIVVRAGPPVWNHENADRFVDKYLLQEEFAGPWIEEDRYYTEVRRKYTTAASLLADSAKILSGSLGKHVRQVMEESGYEVLSGTDVWSAEFSFFLSAFFARSSHAIRKLRGIRQER; from the coding sequence GTGACCAGAAATCCAATCGAAGCGGAGGTCTTAGCCCGCGTGCTCCCTACCGATGCCGAGCGCGCCGCAGCGCAGGAGATGGGAGAAAAACTCATCGCAGCAGTCTATGAAGCGGCAGGTGTCCCCGCGATGATGACCGGCTCGGTTGCCCGCGGTACCTGGGTAAAAGGCGACAAAGACATCGACATCTTCATGCTGTTCCCGCCGGAACTGCCCCGCGAGGAGCTGCAGGAGAAAGGACTTGCCGCAGCGTATGCGGTGGTGGAAAAGTTCTCCGGAACCGCGGAGGAAAAGTATGCCGAGCATCCGTATCTGAACGCGGTGATTGAGGGGTTCGATGTGGACCTTGTCCCCTGCTACCATGTTGCCTCAACCGCCGAGATGAAATGCGCTGTTGACCGCACACCATTCCACACCCGCTACCTTCTTCCCAAGATCGCCCCCCTCCGCGAGGATGTGCTTCTGCTCAAACAGTTTGCCAAAGGCGGAGGCGTCTACGGTTCGGATCATATGACAGGCGGATTTTCCGGGTATCTCTGCGAACTGCTGATTCTTGCGTACGGAGGATTTTCCGAATTCATGCAGGCGGCATCCGAATTCCGTTACGGTGAAGTCATCGATATTGAAGGATATTATCCCGACAAAAAGACCGTCCGGAAAAAGTTCTCCGAACCGCTGGTGGTGATCGATCCAACTGATAAGGACCGCAACGTTGCCGCCGCCCTTACCCCGACGCGGTTTGCGGAGTTCATGGAACTGGCGCGTGACTACTGTGCAGAACCAAGTCCGGTCTATTTCATTGCCGATTCTCCAACGCAGATGGGCAGATCCGAGTTTGCCGCTGTTTTGCAGCAGCGGGGAACCGCAATGCTTGCCATACGACTGAAAACACCCCCCTATGTTGCCGATACGGTCGTTCCGCAGCTGCGCAAGAGTATGGAATCGGTTCGATCCATGCTGGTCGCCGAAGAATTCCAGATTCACCGCGCCGAAGTTTCGATGGGAGCGGAAAACTCGCTGATTCTTTTTGAACTGCTCGTGGACCGGCTGCCGGAGATCGTTGTCCGCGCCGGTCCGCCGGTATGGAATCACGAAAATGCCGACCGGTTCGTGGACAAGTATCTGCTGCAGGAAGAGTTTGCCGGTCCCTGGATTGAGGAGGACCGCTACTACACCGAGGTCCGCCGCAAGTACACGACCGCTGCATCACTGCTTGCAGATTCGGCGAAGATTCTCTCCGGCTCTCTGGGAAAACATGTTCGTCAGGTGATGGAGGAATCGGGATATGAGGTACTGTCCGGAACGGATGTATGGTCGGCGGAGTTTTCCTTCTTCCTCTCCGCGTTCTTCGCCCGGTCGTCGCATGCGATTCGGAAACTGCGCGGAATCCGGCAGGAAAGGTAA
- the thpR gene encoding RNA 2',3'-cyclic phosphodiesterase: protein MVRTFIAVEPSDEIKAALAAAGHSLQGTPARITAVQAPLMHITLRFLGEVSESQIPPITAALQGIRASPYQITVSGAGVFGRPPRVIKAEIADDGATADLARQIDALLLPLGIAKDPKPFSPHLTIARVRDYSPALLPRIAALKQQPSFGTCTIGEVVFKKSTLTPSGPIYETIAGVKL from the coding sequence ATGGTGCGGACATTTATTGCAGTGGAACCGTCGGACGAAATCAAAGCCGCTCTTGCTGCCGCAGGACACAGCCTGCAGGGCACACCGGCACGGATAACTGCGGTGCAGGCTCCACTGATGCATATCACGCTCAGGTTCCTTGGCGAAGTATCCGAATCACAGATTCCCCCGATCACCGCGGCCTTACAGGGCATTCGTGCATCCCCCTATCAGATAACCGTCTCCGGTGCAGGAGTATTCGGCAGACCGCCGCGTGTCATTAAGGCTGAGATCGCAGACGACGGCGCGACCGCAGACCTTGCACGGCAGATTGATGCACTTCTGCTGCCTCTGGGTATTGCAAAAGATCCAAAACCCTTCTCCCCGCACCTGACCATTGCCCGTGTCCGGGACTACTCGCCTGCGCTTCTTCCCAGGATTGCCGCGCTGAAACAGCAGCCGTCCTTTGGCACCTGCACGATTGGTGAGGTGGTGTTCAAAAAGAGTACATTAACCCCGTCGGGACCCATATATGAAACAATTGCAGGAGTGAAGCTGTGA
- a CDS encoding GLUG motif-containing protein: MMSRLFSIIRAADAGLRSLIPAGRSRMCLLFAVFLLVCMLMTGAVSAAGPSGNWTDPGNYDTSWAGSGDLENDPYLIETAKQLAGIAVQVNSGTTYGGKYFELNDDIDLSEHYWTPIGNTSATSFQGTFNGNDKNITNMNVTLSSAIVAGLFGRVEGATIKNVSVSGAVSATLTGAYSSAGGLAGYVSDSIITDCHAASTVTSSSPVDNIYLYIGGLVGSASDSTITNCHATGKVTATYTEEYFVCIGGLVGRNDNIIITANCYATGAVTATGFIDVNLGGLIGYSEGSNGIENCYATGDVTADGQYAGGLVGYIEGSITNCYATGKVIASTSYTGGLAGESESSVTNSVALNQWMNVSSDISYFGRFISGCPTMENIYAWRHMELNISGSISYPVSEPGGNNATNASTLMIWGNQSFYEGLGWTFGDGGNWTMSTDPDYRLPILAWQSGAAPAGADALHLNKTHEVYAISGNGGTIIPSGKLHYMDGKSVSFTITGTVGSFTDNGANIKPEITGTTYTIPDVDRDHRIVANMPEVGDAKIIPYNTTVANVTFTLNTSLAGATGAWVNLTNISNPADISSNQISDAIAAGTPTTVQLTDLIPGQSYQLNITPLNITLGGVPVIYTHGSSYTAPVPEIQFENATTGDPIGSLDILIGDAGVVIRANITNTTYGELKNETVSWMLQGNEFGKFNEDDKYPYNITLKATAAGTGDITVTVSGYEKKTLALTSSAPVTYYHVTYDGNGNTSGTVPIDTRGYASGEIVTVLDNTGNLGKTGHTFNGWWNGSALLHGGDKFTITRDTTLSANWTANKTIVTLENYTTPTSGTITFTYDELVSDITPKPTRNGYTFLGWYNETTGTNGTGTQIFDKDGKIQTVAGYANSTGHWKNDTRTITLYANWTSTPPVPPVPPVPPQPSGDSGDGYSTTTSGTVSGTGKVTFGTVTGITGVSFAPGTTGTVILDSDPAGVTPPPDSYIVIDITGPAFEGYAQIEFSVPVALLTDRGLTVYDVSLRHFIGGKWVTLRTHYLGEERGAANYIAATQTFSPFAIVYEKGGAEIIESATPEPTAAPPESTAIRPEPAETKPAGTITVVQTSDGNTGDPASLPTLTQAPAPLCGALLGLLAAGVLLRRKD, encoded by the coding sequence ATGATGTCCCGACTGTTTTCCATAATTCGTGCCGCCGATGCAGGTCTGCGGTCGCTGATTCCGGCGGGAAGAAGCCGGATGTGCCTCTTGTTTGCTGTTTTTTTGCTTGTGTGTATGTTGATGACGGGAGCGGTCAGTGCGGCGGGACCAAGCGGGAATTGGACGGATCCGGGAAATTATGATACTTCGTGGGCGGGTAGTGGTGACTTGGAGAATGACCCATACCTAATCGAGACCGCGAAGCAGCTTGCCGGTATTGCGGTGCAGGTGAACTCCGGAACTACCTATGGTGGAAAATACTTCGAGCTTAATGATGACATCGATCTGAGTGAACACTACTGGACACCGATCGGGAATACATCAGCTACATCCTTCCAAGGCACGTTCAACGGAAATGACAAGAACATCACGAACATGAATGTGACTCTTTCCTCCGCCATCGTCGCCGGTCTTTTCGGCAGGGTTGAGGGTGCGACGATCAAAAATGTAAGCGTGAGTGGTGCGGTAAGTGCCACCCTCACCGGCGCCTATTCCTCTGCAGGCGGACTGGCGGGGTATGTTTCCGACAGTATCATCACAGACTGCCACGCCGCCAGTACGGTAACCTCCTCCTCCCCCGTTGACAACATCTACTTATATATCGGTGGGCTGGTGGGGTCTGCCTCCGACAGTACCATCACAAACTGCCACGCAACAGGTAAGGTAACCGCTACCTATACTGAGGAATACTTTGTCTGTATCGGTGGTCTGGTGGGGCGGAACGACAACATTATTATCACTGCGAACTGCTACGCAACAGGGGCAGTAACTGCCACAGGCTTCATAGATGTCAATTTAGGAGGTCTGATCGGGTATTCCGAAGGTAGCAACGGCATCGAAAACTGCTATGCGACAGGGGATGTCACTGCCGACGGCCAATATGCCGGTGGACTGGTGGGGTATATCGAAGGCAGCATCACGAACTGCTACGCAACAGGTAAGGTAATCGCCTCCACCTCATATACCGGTGGTCTTGCGGGAGAATCCGAGAGCAGCGTCACGAACTCCGTTGCATTAAACCAGTGGATGAACGTGAGTAGTGATATTAGTTACTTTGGGAGATTCATCAGTGGATGTCCGACAATGGAAAACATCTATGCATGGCGGCACATGGAACTCAACATCAGCGGCAGCATCAGCTATCCTGTCTCCGAACCTGGCGGAAACAACGCTACCAACGCGAGTACGCTGATGATCTGGGGCAATCAATCATTCTATGAAGGTCTCGGCTGGACATTTGGTGACGGTGGAAACTGGACAATGAGTACCGATCCAGACTACCGGCTTCCTATTCTCGCATGGCAGTCCGGTGCAGCACCGGCAGGTGCGGATGCACTGCATCTGAACAAAACGCATGAAGTCTACGCGATTTCCGGTAACGGCGGAACGATTATTCCCAGCGGAAAATTGCATTATATGGACGGAAAATCTGTATCGTTCACTATCACAGGCACCGTTGGTTCGTTCACGGACAACGGAGCCAACATAAAACCAGAGATAACCGGCACCACATATACCATCCCGGATGTTGACAGGGATCACAGAATTGTCGCAAATATGCCTGAGGTAGGGGACGCGAAGATCATCCCCTACAACACTACTGTGGCAAACGTCACCTTCACGCTCAATACCAGCCTCGCTGGCGCAACCGGTGCATGGGTCAACCTCACCAACATCAGCAATCCGGCGGACATCAGCTCTAACCAGATTAGCGACGCAATAGCAGCAGGCACTCCAACCACCGTTCAGCTCACCGACCTTATACCGGGGCAGAGCTACCAGCTCAATATTACCCCGCTGAACATCACCCTTGGCGGAGTCCCGGTAATCTATACGCATGGCTCCTCCTACACCGCGCCGGTGCCGGAGATCCAGTTCGAGAATGCGACTACTGGAGATCCCATTGGTTCGCTTGACATCCTCATTGGTGATGCGGGTGTCGTCATCCGCGCAAACATCACCAATACCACGTATGGTGAACTCAAAAACGAAACCGTCAGCTGGATGTTGCAGGGCAATGAGTTTGGCAAATTCAACGAGGATGACAAATACCCCTATAACATCACCCTCAAGGCAACTGCGGCAGGCACGGGGGACATCACCGTCACCGTCAGCGGTTATGAGAAGAAGACACTTGCTCTCACCAGCAGCGCTCCCGTCACCTACTACCACGTCACCTACGACGGCAACGGCAACACCAGCGGTACTGTCCCGATCGATACGAGAGGCTACGCTTCGGGTGAGATCGTCACCGTCCTTGATAATACCGGTAATCTGGGCAAAACCGGACACACCTTCAACGGATGGTGGAACGGCAGCGCCCTCTTACATGGCGGTGACAAGTTCACTATTACGCGGGACACCACCCTCTCTGCGAACTGGACGGCAAACAAAACAATCGTCACCCTTGAAAACTACACCACTCCTACCAGTGGTACGATTACCTTCACCTACGATGAATTAGTTTCCGATATTACTCCGAAGCCAACAAGGAACGGTTACACCTTCCTCGGCTGGTACAACGAAACTACCGGTACGAATGGAACAGGCACGCAGATATTTGACAAAGACGGCAAGATACAAACAGTTGCAGGCTATGCGAACAGCACCGGTCATTGGAAAAACGACACCCGTACCATCACGCTGTACGCAAACTGGACCTCAACACCTCCCGTCCCGCCCGTACCCCCGGTCCCGCCGCAGCCGTCCGGCGACAGCGGCGACGGCTACAGCACAACCACCTCCGGAACTGTCAGCGGGACCGGAAAGGTAACCTTTGGCACCGTAACCGGCATCACCGGTGTATCCTTCGCCCCCGGCACCACCGGAACCGTCATCCTTGACAGCGACCCTGCAGGCGTCACCCCGCCTCCGGACAGCTACATCGTCATTGACATCACCGGCCCGGCCTTCGAAGGATATGCCCAGATAGAGTTCAGTGTCCCGGTCGCCCTCCTCACCGACCGCGGCCTCACGGTCTATGACGTTTCCCTCCGGCACTTCATCGGCGGCAAATGGGTAACACTCAGGACCCACTACCTCGGCGAAGAACGCGGCGCCGCAAACTACATCGCAGCGACGCAAACCTTCTCCCCGTTCGCCATCGTCTACGAAAAAGGCGGCGCAGAAATCATAGAATCTGCAACCCCCGAACCAACCGCCGCACCTCCGGAAAGCACAGCCATCAGACCGGAACCCGCCGAAACCAAACCGGCCGGCACCATCACAGTCGTTCAGACATCTGACGGAAACACCGGTGACCCGGCCTCCCTGCCAACCCTGACCCAGGCACCCGCACCGCTCTGCGGCGCACTCCTCGGCCTCCTTGCCGCAGGAGTCCTGCTGCGGAGAAAAGACTAA
- a CDS encoding YbhB/YbcL family Raf kinase inhibitor-like protein, whose translation MQQITIHLGANGITPSSTFSGGNISPKIELTGVPAEVKYIAVIVQNKSGDGKMQCIWSIWNIPSVGYIPPGYEHGPVPGFPFPAVQGINDFGEHGWHGPEPKLGSQERMLFQVFGRAEPIAISADAKMDDVIESLRDGNTIAYGSLESTYFV comes from the coding sequence ATGCAACAGATAACCATCCACCTCGGAGCAAACGGTATTACCCCTTCAAGTACGTTTTCCGGCGGCAACATCTCACCGAAGATCGAACTGACCGGTGTACCCGCAGAGGTAAAATATATCGCAGTAATTGTACAGAACAAATCCGGCGACGGAAAGATGCAGTGTATCTGGTCAATCTGGAACATTCCCTCGGTAGGGTACATTCCGCCGGGATACGAGCATGGTCCGGTACCGGGATTTCCGTTCCCCGCAGTTCAGGGCATCAATGATTTCGGGGAACACGGCTGGCACGGTCCGGAGCCAAAACTCGGCAGTCAGGAACGGATGCTGTTCCAGGTTTTCGGTCGTGCGGAGCCGATTGCAATCTCTGCGGATGCAAAAATGGACGATGTGATCGAATCACTCCGCGATGGAAACACCATTGCCTACGGAAGTCTTGAGTCAACCTATTTCGTCTGA
- the glyA gene encoding serine hydroxymethyltransferase → MSFLRQFDPEITDLINKEYKRQVEGLELIASENVVAREVMEAMGTILTNKYAEGYPGKRYYGGCEFHDQIENIARDRLCRLFGAEHANVQPHSGSQANEAVYLSFLKPGDKILSQSLNNGGHLSHGDPANISGKYYDVTAYGVNLDTELLDYAEIEALARKTRPDLIVCGASSYPREIDFKAFAEIAEDVGARSMADIAHISGLCCTGLHNSPVGVTTYVTSTTHKTLRGPRGGVIMCGKEYANAIDKAVFPGMQGGPLMHVIAAKAVCFREALSSEYKDYAKQVVKNCKVLAQTLMDNGFRLVTGGTDNHLCLLDLSEQGISGQQAEVALGKAGITVNKNTIPRQHLSPFETSGLRLGTPTITTRGMKEEECKQVGEWISRVLHHIDDAGLIAETKEEVTTFCLRYPLYPEIRE, encoded by the coding sequence ATGTCGTTTTTGCGGCAGTTTGATCCGGAAATCACTGATCTCATCAACAAAGAGTACAAGCGTCAGGTCGAAGGACTCGAACTGATCGCCTCCGAAAACGTCGTTGCCCGCGAAGTCATGGAAGCCATGGGGACCATTCTCACCAATAAATATGCAGAAGGATATCCCGGCAAACGCTACTACGGCGGCTGCGAATTCCACGACCAGATCGAAAACATCGCCCGCGACCGGCTCTGCCGGCTCTTCGGTGCCGAACACGCAAACGTCCAGCCGCACTCCGGCAGTCAGGCAAACGAGGCAGTATACCTCTCCTTCCTCAAACCCGGCGACAAAATCCTCAGCCAGAGCCTCAACAACGGCGGTCACCTCTCCCACGGCGACCCGGCCAACATCTCCGGCAAGTACTACGACGTCACCGCCTACGGCGTGAACCTTGACACCGAACTCCTGGACTATGCAGAAATCGAAGCACTCGCCCGTAAAACCCGGCCTGATTTAATCGTCTGCGGCGCATCCTCCTACCCCAGAGAAATTGACTTCAAAGCCTTTGCCGAAATAGCCGAGGATGTCGGTGCACGTTCCATGGCCGACATCGCCCACATCTCCGGCCTCTGCTGCACCGGCCTGCACAACTCCCCGGTTGGCGTCACCACCTACGTCACCTCCACCACGCACAAAACCCTCCGCGGCCCGCGCGGCGGTGTAATCATGTGCGGCAAAGAGTACGCAAACGCGATAGACAAAGCAGTCTTCCCCGGCATGCAGGGCGGCCCCCTCATGCACGTCATCGCCGCAAAGGCTGTCTGCTTCCGCGAAGCCCTCAGCAGCGAGTACAAAGACTACGCAAAGCAGGTCGTCAAAAACTGCAAAGTGCTCGCCCAGACCCTGATGGACAATGGATTCCGTCTCGTCACCGGCGGAACCGACAACCACCTCTGTCTCCTCGATCTCTCGGAACAGGGAATCTCCGGTCAGCAGGCAGAGGTTGCCCTCGGCAAAGCCGGCATCACGGTAAACAAAAACACCATCCCGCGCCAGCACCTCTCACCCTTTGAAACCTCCGGCCTGCGCCTCGGAACACCGACCATCACCACGCGCGGCATGAAAGAAGAGGAGTGCAAACAGGTGGGAGAGTGGATCTCCCGCGTGCTCCATCACATCGATGACGCCGGCCTGATTGCCGAGACCAAGGAAGAAGTTACCACCTTCTGCCTGCGCTATCCGCTCTACCCGGAGATTCGGGAGTAA
- a CDS encoding ADP-ribosylglycohydrolase family protein translates to MNSCTSRVTGSLVGGALGDALGYPVKFTSFDDIERKYGAAGLPGCLVPNPHTGLACFSDATQLTLFTVEGLIHAAKTGTDPVKSVYRSYLRWLYTQDGGLVQRAATGLLVHPEMYVTRAPAVTTLAALHSGAMGSVEMRINTSKSSDAMMRTAPAGYVAAPREARVLGERIAALTHGHPDGYRAAGAFSALISHLVAGSALPDAASVVLEETAKLSWGEETAARLSAALVLADGDTLDTEAVAMLGTGKTAERALAIGLFCALRHEGSFTDAVRAATNHGGDSSVTASVAGQIAGASLGRGAIPEEWVRLLELSEMIEEYGTRIGSLRGML, encoded by the coding sequence ATGAATTCCTGTACCTCTCGTGTTACCGGCTCGCTGGTCGGGGGGGCGCTCGGCGATGCGCTCGGCTATCCGGTGAAGTTCACGAGCTTCGATGATATTGAGAGGAAGTACGGAGCTGCTGGTCTTCCTGGATGTCTTGTGCCAAATCCGCACACGGGTTTGGCATGTTTTTCGGATGCAACACAGCTGACGCTGTTTACGGTGGAGGGTCTGATTCACGCGGCAAAGACGGGGACGGATCCGGTGAAGTCGGTGTACCGGTCCTATCTGCGATGGCTGTACACGCAGGACGGAGGTCTGGTTCAGCGTGCGGCAACGGGACTGCTTGTCCATCCTGAGATGTATGTTACCCGTGCACCTGCAGTAACAACGCTTGCGGCGTTGCATTCGGGTGCCATGGGAAGTGTGGAGATGCGGATTAATACGAGTAAATCGTCGGATGCAATGATGCGGACCGCGCCGGCAGGATATGTTGCGGCACCCCGGGAGGCACGTGTTCTTGGTGAGAGGATTGCTGCGCTGACGCATGGGCATCCGGACGGATACCGCGCCGCCGGTGCGTTTTCGGCGTTGATTTCTCATCTGGTTGCGGGGTCGGCACTTCCGGATGCAGCTTCTGTGGTTCTGGAGGAGACTGCAAAGCTTTCCTGGGGCGAGGAAACCGCGGCAAGACTTTCGGCGGCGCTTGTTCTTGCAGATGGGGATACTCTGGATACGGAGGCGGTTGCCATGCTTGGTACGGGAAAGACGGCGGAACGGGCGCTTGCGATCGGGTTGTTCTGTGCGCTCCGGCATGAGGGTAGTTTTACTGATGCGGTTCGTGCGGCGACAAATCACGGCGGGGATTCGAGTGTGACCGCGTCGGTTGCGGGACAGATTGCGGGGGCTTCTCTCGGACGCGGGGCCATTCCGGAGGAGTGGGTGAGGCTGCTTGAGCTTTCAGAGATGATTGAGGAGTACGGGACGCGCATCGGGTCTCTGCGGGGGATGCTATGA